A part of Armatimonadota bacterium genomic DNA contains:
- a CDS encoding MATE family efflux transporter — MTAEEQQHRSKHGRDLTVGSIPRHLVAFSLPMLAGSTLQTAYSVINAIWVGKGLGKTELAAVTVSFPVFFFLMAVAGGLTMAANILTAQSYGAKDFDQLRRVVRNSVVLTIGISIVCVVFGHFAAESILVLMNTPANVLMMAARYLQVFLLSIPFMFGLFLMASLLRGTGDSTTPLYFQAAGVVLTTVLDPLLMFGWLGFPKMGLNGTAVATIITNAGAMLAVVIYLQRKRHLVAPDWRHLGLDWWMSKLTLKIGIPSMVQQGLVSVGMLVMVGLINAYGENGAAAFGAAMRIDQIAFMPAMTLGMAVSTLAGQNIGAERFNRVKETFKWGLIIGCGITALASLLVVALPRLLLRAFLSDPAVIGLGVSYLRIVGGAYVLFAVMFVSNGVINGAGHTLVTTFITLLGLWGVRVPLAYYLSNTTHRIEGVWWGMVAGFSVGAVLSLTYYLSGRWKKPIVRKSPAAEPEIVPIAE; from the coding sequence ATGACTGCGGAAGAACAGCAGCACCGCTCGAAACACGGGAGAGACCTCACGGTCGGAAGCATTCCCAGGCATCTCGTGGCATTCTCGCTCCCGATGCTCGCAGGCAGCACGCTGCAAACCGCCTACAGCGTCATCAACGCGATATGGGTCGGCAAGGGCCTCGGCAAGACCGAACTGGCGGCGGTCACCGTCAGCTTCCCCGTCTTCTTCTTCCTGATGGCCGTCGCAGGCGGGTTGACGATGGCGGCGAACATCCTGACGGCTCAGAGCTACGGCGCGAAAGATTTCGATCAGCTCAGGCGAGTCGTAAGGAACTCGGTTGTGCTGACAATCGGCATCAGCATCGTCTGTGTCGTCTTCGGCCACTTCGCTGCGGAATCAATACTCGTACTGATGAACACGCCCGCCAACGTGCTGATGATGGCTGCGCGCTACCTGCAGGTGTTCCTGTTGTCAATACCGTTCATGTTCGGCCTCTTCCTGATGGCCTCGCTGCTCAGAGGCACCGGCGACTCCACAACCCCGCTGTATTTCCAGGCGGCCGGAGTCGTGCTCACGACCGTATTGGACCCGCTCCTCATGTTTGGGTGGCTCGGCTTCCCCAAGATGGGACTGAACGGCACCGCGGTCGCCACGATCATCACCAATGCCGGCGCGATGCTCGCGGTTGTCATCTACCTCCAGAGGAAGCGCCACCTCGTCGCGCCGGACTGGCGGCACCTCGGCCTGGACTGGTGGATGAGCAAGCTGACCCTCAAGATCGGCATACCGTCCATGGTTCAGCAGGGACTCGTGTCGGTCGGGATGCTCGTGATGGTCGGGCTGATCAACGCATACGGGGAGAACGGCGCGGCGGCGTTCGGTGCGGCGATGCGGATAGACCAGATCGCGTTCATGCCGGCGATGACGCTCGGCATGGCGGTCTCGACGCTAGCGGGCCAGAACATCGGCGCGGAGCGGTTCAACCGGGTGAAGGAGACCTTCAAGTGGGGGTTGATCATCGGATGCGGGATCACGGCTCTGGCGTCACTACTGGTGGTTGCCCTGCCGAGGCTTCTTCTGCGGGCCTTCCTGAGCGACCCTGCGGTGATCGGGCTTGGGGTTTCCTACCTGAGAATCGTCGGCGGGGCGTATGTGCTCTTCGCCGTGATGTTTGTCTCGAACGGAGTGATCAACGGCGCGGGACACACGCTGGTGACGACCTTTATCACGCTTCTCGGGCTGTGGGGAGTGCGCGTGCCGCTTGCATACTACCTGTCGAACACGACTCACAGAATAGAGGGGGTCTGGTGGGGCATGGTCGCCGGGTTCAGCGTCGGCGCGGTGCTCAGCCTGA
- a CDS encoding AAC(3) family N-acetyltransferase codes for MLAKHDLVCALMEIGVEPGDSLIVHSSYSSLGVVEGGPEAVVDSLIEAVGPIGNLVLPTFNYTGNIAEPHFDPSVVPCLTGVIPELGRKRPDAVRSLHPTHSMTVFGPDAVELTKDHMSFRTVGPGSPIDRLAKIGGKVLLMGVGHVSNTMIHLGEEYAGVPKVGWFEQTKYARVLMPDGSIVSHEVDTSTSCSRGFGAAELPLRRSGEIRDLQVGNSRWQLMLGSDVVKRVVEVIRDKPDSLLCTWPACRPCTGARRNLGMNG; via the coding sequence ATGCTCGCGAAACACGATCTGGTCTGCGCGCTGATGGAGATCGGCGTCGAACCCGGCGACAGTCTCATCGTCCACAGTTCTTACTCCAGCCTCGGTGTGGTCGAAGGTGGGCCCGAGGCGGTAGTTGATTCCCTGATCGAGGCCGTAGGTCCGATCGGCAACCTCGTGCTTCCGACCTTCAACTACACCGGCAACATCGCCGAGCCCCATTTCGATCCGTCCGTCGTGCCGTGCCTTACGGGCGTCATTCCCGAACTCGGGCGTAAGAGGCCTGACGCCGTCCGCAGCCTGCATCCGACTCACTCGATGACGGTCTTCGGGCCGGATGCCGTCGAGTTGACGAAGGATCACATGTCGTTCCGCACAGTCGGCCCCGGCAGTCCGATCGATCGCCTGGCTAAGATCGGCGGGAAGGTGCTTCTCATGGGGGTCGGTCACGTCTCGAACACGATGATCCATCTCGGCGAGGAATACGCCGGCGTCCCGAAGGTCGGCTGGTTTGAGCAGACGAAGTACGCCCGCGTCCTGATGCCCGACGGTTCGATCGTCAGCCATGAGGTAGATACGTCGACTTCCTGCAGCCGGGGATTCGGCGCGGCCGAACTCCCCCTGCGGAGGAGCGGCGAGATTCGTGACCTCCAGGTCGGAAACTCGAGGTGGCAGTTGATGCTCGGATCGGACGTCGTCAAGCGCGTCGTGGAGGTCATCCGGGACAAGCCGGACTCGCTGCTCTGCACGTGGCCCGCTTGCCGGCCGTGCACCGGAGCGAGGCGGAATCTGGGCATGAATGGTTAG